The genome window agctggactaacttagtgaagcgtttggtgcagtctcggactaagaagcaggataagaaaaacagtactgttcaccagatttgtgtttgcttagactaggactacaaatttttgttattgtgtaatagagtaaagctacaaatctcatgatatgggttaatttGAGCATATTTTTaccatgtatattatgaatcttaaaaaaaattgacaattgttttgtttctattacctactaatagaattgggtttaatttgcaaatgtagcttgatttaaactctatcacccaacagaagaaaaataatagtggCCAATACATGtaacttcaacaaatacaagtacataagatctccataatttagaaaatcctagttaacattagttaacattagccaaaatagatctccataatttacaaaatggctagttaacataagccaaaatactagtgcaaagctaagttataagtcataacataagattgtatgattaataaaatacatccatgttaacattaataaaatacatccatgttaacattagccaaaatcctcatccgcttgcgttgtcgcttaaaagcctttggacgaacactttcttgagttccggtttgattgccctgaacactcccacattttttggtttatccaaaataagagacaatgcatcaatttgatccataggagagagacccattgcttcaagttcattagctatgtcagtatgatctgcagtaccttgaactaaagcttcagttaccatttgcatcatcttcccactttcaacataaaaatctttcagtccactgataattgcctcggttccatcacttgaacttcccacagctcttttcctctttctttggctattttcagatggggtgctttgttggctttattggttcattgaagaaacaaaattatcaCCTTCAATATCACTTTCACCAACatgatcatgactttgttcctccaccatttgagcaggggtttcggctacattacccgtagcccgatcttttccaaatatatatgcaaatctatcaaacagtggaaaaggtttgcttctccatccatcggcttctttatttctctaagattatatcaacatagcaaaactaaaatttagcatgcataacaaatatagcagcaagaatataactaatgcataaataaaataggatatgaacctgcacataagtttgccatgcgtcatcactgtcaacttcaacgcactttttgacatcattccatgcaaatccacttgtgtttatcatgtcaacgaccatactatatgtttttttccatttcttcaacttggactcaatatgtggatttgcctttatatttgaatgaggacataaaacattgacagcttttgctatttcaaccaaagtaccttgtttgaaagcaccggtgtcacaccgttgcttccgagcaacaaaatcctcaagaactccgagtaatacttcttcctcaaatgcttcccatttacgccttcttccttttggctcttgagtagcattcaaaaaaatttcgttatccatacctaaacaaaaaatattttaatgaaggaaaataccatacaaataatcaatttgcataatatccaatcaacttgcataatatccaattaatttgcataccatccaatcattgtgctaatatctaacaaatgcatgataaaaagaaatactaaaataaaatgttatcattaacacatatagctagttcggttgctggttcctaattgctctccactcaTTATACATTTCCTGAGCCATATCATTCCTCATTGCAGTCCACTGGTCCGATGTTTGAAcactaccaacatattcaccttcttctgtattttgtccatcttctattattggcaaattctccattggatctacagacatctcttgcctaataagattgtgtagtaggcaacaagcggtaattattcgaccttgtgtccttatcggatagaaagatggactccttagtatcgaccatcttccttttagcaagccaaaacagcgttcaattacattccttgccttagaatgcttcatgttaaaatattcttccttattagaaggtgttcgtccctcccatttagataaatgataaggtattcctctatagggtgcaaggaatccttcaccatttgtataaccaccatctacaaGATAATAACaacctaatgaaaaaaaaaacag of Malus sylvestris chromosome 6, drMalSylv7.2, whole genome shotgun sequence contains these proteins:
- the LOC126625591 gene encoding uncharacterized protein LOC126625591 is translated as MDNEIFLNATQEPKGRRRKWEAFEEEVLLGVLEDFVARKQRCDTGAFKQGTLVEIAKAVNVLCPHSNIKANPHIESKLKKWKKTYSMVVDMINTSGFAWNDVKKCVEVDSDDAWQTYVQRNKEADGWRSKPFPLFDRFAYIFGKDRATGNVAETPAQMVEEQSHDHVGESDIEGGEIIM